A segment of the Leptotrichia massiliensis genome:
GCTGTAGAAGGAGCTTTGAATGCAATTCCTGAAGTAATTACAAGAGGACTTCAAATTGCTGGAGGATTTATAGTAGTTGTTGGATATGCGATGGTAATAAATATGATGGAAGCCAAAGCATTGATGCCATTCTTCTTTCTAGGATTTGTAATAGCCGCGTTTACAGAATTTAACTTGGTTGGTTTAGGAATATTAGGATTATGTCTTGCAATACTGTATATTCAATTAAATCCCAAATATCACGCATCTATTGCTTTACCAAGTGGTGGAAATGGTGGAGCCACGGTTATAGAAGAAGCGGATGATGAACTGGAAGGACTATAGGAGGTAGGAAAAATGGCAGAAAATATAGAAAAAAAATTAACTGATAAAGATTTGAAAAGCATGTACTGGAGATCTACAACTTTACTAGGGTCTTTCAACTTTGAAAGAATGCAGTCAATGGGATTCTGCGTAACAATGATTCCTGCAATAAAAAGGCTTTATTCTAAAAAGGAAGATCAAGCAGCAGCTCTTAAAAGACATTTAGAATTTTTTAATACTCAACCATGGATAGGTTCAACTATAATGGGAGTTACAGCTGCGATGGAACAAGAAAAAGCAAATGGTGTAGATATTGACGATGCAACTATAAGTGGAATAAAAGTAGGACTTATGGGACCACTTGCAGGAGTAGGAGATCCTATTTTCTGGGGAACTTTACGTCCAGTATTAGCAGCGCTTGGAGCTTCACTTGCAATAGCTGGAGGAAATCTATTAGGACCATTTATTTTCTTTTTTGGAATAAATTTGGCAAGAGTGCTTACTAGATGGTATGGTTTAAAATATGGATACGAAAAAGGAACTGAAATAGTTGGAGATATGGAAGGTGGAGTAATTCAAAAATTAACTCAGGGAGCTTCTATATTAGGGCTCTTTGTAATGGGAGCATTAGTTTCGAAATGGACTTCAATAAACGTACCATTAGTATTATCTAAATATACTGATCAAACAGGAAAAGAAGTCGTAACTACAGTTCAAAGTATACTAGATTCACTGTTACCTGGATTATTAGCTTTATTGCTTACATTTGCATGTATGCACTTATTAAAGAGAAAAGTAAATGCAATCTGGATAATTTTTGGATTCTTTGTAATAGGAATATTAGGATACTGGTTAGGAATTTTGGCATAGATGTTTAAAAAAATGATTGAAAAAATGGAAAAATATGTGAAAGTTCCACCAAAAGAAGGGTATATAAAAAACAGTTCTATTTTAGTTACAGCACTTATGATTATTGGAATGATTTTATATCCACTTACTAAAGGATACGGAACGATAATAGCATTGTCAGCGGCATTAATAGTTATGGTCGGGCAAAAACTATTAATAAAACAAGCTAAAAATGATTTTAAGGATATGTATTATGCCAAGGAAATGTATTTAAAGACTAAAAATACAGAATATCTGCATTTTATTATGGCACGTTCAAAACAGATGATTAACGATGTAAAAGTTCTATCTGATAGAGCAAAAAGGGAAATAGCTGAACTTCAGCAGTTTGCTGAAAATTATAAAAAATAAATTTTATAGTTTTTTGTAATATAAATAATTAAAATATGAAAAGAACACCTAAAATTAAGGGTATTCTTTTTTGTTTATAATTTTATTTTGCAATGTCTTAACCTTGTATTAAAAGCCTTTTTTAAATATGCTTATATAAACTTAAATATAATTTTAAATTTTTTTTTGTTATAAAGTATTGACAAAATGAAAAAT
Coding sequences within it:
- the manZ gene encoding PTS mannose transporter subunit IID, which translates into the protein MAENIEKKLTDKDLKSMYWRSTTLLGSFNFERMQSMGFCVTMIPAIKRLYSKKEDQAAALKRHLEFFNTQPWIGSTIMGVTAAMEQEKANGVDIDDATISGIKVGLMGPLAGVGDPIFWGTLRPVLAALGASLAIAGGNLLGPFIFFFGINLARVLTRWYGLKYGYEKGTEIVGDMEGGVIQKLTQGASILGLFVMGALVSKWTSINVPLVLSKYTDQTGKEVVTTVQSILDSLLPGLLALLLTFACMHLLKRKVNAIWIIFGFFVIGILGYWLGILA